TGAGGTAGATATTACCGAAATGAAAATTGGTAATAAAAAGTACACCAAGTCTGTGGAAAGCGACAAATTTAAAATCATGCACCCAGAAAATACAGTTATCTGTCAGGTTAGAACTTCACGTACCGCTATTGTGGACGAAGTTGATGAAGATGCTGAAACAGCTGAAGGCGCAGAAGGAGAAGAAGTTCCAGCTACAGAAACAGATGATGTTGCTGCAGTAAAAGAATAATTTCTTTTTAAAGATAAGTATAAAGCATCCTGTTAATTCAGGGTGCTTTTTTTATTTTTACCGAAGATTCAACGTAATATGTTTTCATTTTTTAATAAGCTGTTTTCTGCAAAAACGGTCAAGGTTATTTCAGAAGAAAAAGATCCAATGAAAAAATTTCTTATAGTAGGACTTGGAAATATAGGTCCAAAATATGCGAATACCCGTCATAATATTGGTTTTAAAATTCTAGATTTTTATGCCGAACAAAACTCACTTACGTGGCAAACAGCCAAATTGGGTGATGTTACTTCGCATAAAGTAAAGGGCAGAACTTTTATTTTTCTCAAACCCAGTACGTATATGAATTTAAGCGGAAAGGCTGTAAATTACTGGCTGGAAAAAGAAAAAATTCCGTTGGAAAATTTACTTGTAATTACAGACGATTTAAATTTGTCTTTCGGTACAATTCGAATAAAAACTAAAGGTAGCGATGGTGGTCACAATGGGTTAAAGGATATACAAAATACCCTGCAAACCACAAATTACAATAGATTCCGATTTGGAATAAGCGACGCTTTTTCAAAAGGACGGCAAGTAGATTACGTCTTGGGTGAGTGGGAAATGGAGGAAGAAAAAAACATGCCCGAACGTTTAAAAATATCTTGTAATATTATTGAATCTTTCGCGCTTGCGGGAATGAACATTACTATGAATACATTTAACGGTAAATAATTTTGAAGAAATTTTCGGCAGCTTCCACCTATAAAAATGACCGCCAAAGTGTGGTTACCATTGGCGCTTTTGACGGGGTCCATATTGGCCATAACGCTATTTTAAAACGACTTGTAGCAACTGCCAAAAATGAAAATCTGGATGCTACCGTGCTCACATTTTTTCCGCACCCGCGAATGGTATTACAGCAAAATTTAAATATCAAACTGCTAAACACTATTGAAGAACGCACGCAACTGCTAGAAAATACGGGGTTAAATAATTTAGTAATACATCCGTTTACGCATGCATTTTCGCGGTTAACAGCTCTGGAATATGTACGCGATATTTTAGTGAATAGCTTAAAGGCGAAAATAATAATTATTGGTTATGACCATCGTTTTGGCAGAAATAGAAATGCCGATATTGAAGATTTAAAAGAATACGGAAAAACGTATAATTTTGAAGTAGTAGAAATCTCGGCAAAGGAAATTGACGATGTAGCGGTTAGTTCCACAAAAATTAGAAGGGCTTTAGACCACGGCGACATTGAAACAGCTAATACCTATTTGGGTTATAATTTTATGATTACTGGCGAAGTAATTAAAGGAAAGGCCATAGGCCGAACCATAAACTATCCTACGGCAAATTTAAAATTGGCCGAAAAGTACAAATTGGTTCCAAAAAACGGCGTTTATATAATACAATCAATAATTGATGGTACGAGGTATTTTGGAATTACAAGTATAGGTACAAACCCAACCGTTGGCGGAAAGGAGAAAACTATTGAAACACATTTTCTCGATTTTAACCAAGATTTATACGGAACCCAAATTACTATTGAATTTTTAAAATTTATTCGCGACGAAGCAACTTTTGATTCTTTGGAATTGCTTCGACAGGAAATTTTAAAAGATGAAAATTTCGCAAAAGCATATTTAAAGCAACGTGAATAAATTTCTGTTTAGGCAAATAGACAATATAGGGCTTGTTCTTTTTAGGGCGGTATTTGGCTTTTTGATTGCTACAGAGGCTTTTGGTGCAATTTTTACGGGCTGGTTACGCCGCACCCTCGTAGAGCCACCCTTTACTTTTAATTTTATAGGTTTCGACTTTTTGCAGTATTTGCAAGGAGATTTTATGTACTATTATTTTGTGGTCATGGGCATCTTTGGCATTTTTGTGATGCTTGGATACAAATATCGCTTTAGCATGATTGCGTATGCTATTATGTGGACTGCCGTGTATTTAATGCAGAAATCTAGCTACAACAATCATTATTATTTAATGATGTTACTGTGTTGGATTATGGCTCTGTTACCGGCCAATCGCTGGTTTTCCTTGGATGCTAAAATAAATCCCGAACTCAAAAATCCGGCTATGCCCCGATGGGTGCTTTTGGTGTTAATTTTTCAGGTTTGGATTGTTTACACGTACGCCTCGGTGGCAAAATTTTATCCAGATTGGCTCGACGCCTCTATGGCGGCACTATTAATGGAAGGCCGCAAACACTATTGGTTAATTGGCAGTTTGCTACAGGAAAACTGGGTGCATTGGGCCATTGCCTATACGGGTATTTTATTCGATTTGTTAATTGTGCCCTTAATGCTTTGGAAGCGCACTCGCGTAATTGGTTTTGTGATTTCCGTATTTTTTCATTTGTTTAATTCTATTGTTTTTCAAATTGGCATTTTTCCATATATGTCAATCGCCTTTGCGCTTTTTTTCTTTTCTCCACAAATTCTTCAAAAACGCTTTCTTCCAAAGAAAGAACTTTATATTGGCAACGATGTGGTTGTTCCGAAGTATAAAAATTTACTCCTTGGAGCGTTTTCAATTTATTTTGCATTTCAACTGGCACTTCCACTGCGGCATTGGTTTTTTAAAGACGATGTGCTATGGACCGAAGAAGGCCACCGTTTAAGTTGGCGAATGATGCTCCGTGCAAAAAGCGGTTCGTTAACGGTTTATGTTGCCGACAAAAAAGACGGCGCAAAAGAATTTTACAATTACAGTGTATTATTAGGTCGCAAGCAACAAGGTTCCGTTGCTACTAAGCCAGATATTATGTGGCAGCTCGCACAAAAAATTAAAGCCATTGAAGCAGAAAAAGGTCGTGATGTTGCTGTTTACATGGAAGCAAAGGTGCGGGTTAACCGCGGAAAATTCTATCCTTTTACCAATCCTGAAATAGATCTGGCAGCCGAGAAGTGGCATCCCTTTAAACACAGCGAGTGGATCTTGCCATCGCCCAAAGATTTGCACCGCCCTTTAAAAGATTAATTTAAAGTTGAATTAAAATTTTATTTGGCTTGTATTGAAAATTTATCGGTGGGCTTATCTTTTTTGTTGAAATAAATTTTTACTTCGCGCTTGCCAAATTGTTTTGCAGCCTGTTCATCCAGCCCCATAAAAATATCTATTTTCCTTCGCCAGCGACCATTCATCTTATCTTTTACAATATAGATGCCTTCCAATCCCTCAATTTGTATTTCCTCGTTGTGGTCTAGCCCCATCGCAATTAAGTCTCGCGATACAGCAACGGATTTTATACCATCTTCCAATAAATCGCCCCAAGCAGCTCTGCGGCTATTCCCCTTTTTAGTTTGATGTTCTACTGCATTGTAGGCCGTTGCGGTAACGGTTAAGGACGTCATTTCTTTTTGAGACTTTTTATTGGTTTGACATCCAATTATCAGAAATATTGAAAAAATTATAAATATGTGTCTAAATCTCAACATATTAATAAGATACAAAAATTTTAGCACAAGGGAAAGGGCTAGCGATGCTAATTGCTATACTGATAGTTAAAAATTGTTTGATTATGACAGTATTCCGGCAGTGGAAACTTAAAACCTGTGTGTCCTTTTTTTGTAACTTAGCGGCTTCAAAAAAATTAAGCAAATGCTACAAGTAACCGACATCCGTGAAAACAAAGAAAAATACAGTAAAGCCTTAGCCAAACGCGGCATAAACGCTGATTCTACTTTGGAAGAAGTTTTAAAAGCAGATGAAGAACGTCGCGCTTCTCAGGCACAATTAGATGAAGTTTTGGCGCAGAGCAATTCCTATTCAAAGGAAATTGGGAAACTTTTTAAATCCGGAGAAGTTCAAAAAGCAAACGAGTTAAAGGAAAAAACAGTTGAATTAAAAGAAGCATCTAAACAACTAAATGAGCAAATGCTTGCTGCTGCCGACAAATTGCAGCAATTGCTTTACACACTTCCTAACATTCCGAATGATTTGGTGCCTGCCGGAACCGACGAAAATGATAATGAGGAAGTTTTAAAAGTTGGTGAAATTCCCAAACTTATTGATGGCGCTATGCCGCATTGGGAGCTAGCTAAAAAATACGACCTCATAGATTTTGAATTAGGTGTAAAGGTTACGGGAGCTGGATTTCCGGTTTATAAAGGAAAAGGCGCAAGATTGCAACGCGCACTTATTACGTATTTTTTAGATAAAAATATCTCCGCTGGCTATACCGAATTTCAGGTGCCACTTTTGGTAAATGAAGCTTCGGGTTACGGAACAGGACAATTGCCTGATAAAGAAGGGCAAATGTACCATGTGGGAGTTGATGATCTTTACTTGATTCCAACTGCTGAGGTTCCTATTACAAATATGTTTCGGGGCGAATTGTTAAACAACGCCGATCTGCCTATTACTTGCACCGGATACACACCCTGTTTTAGAAGAGAAGCTGGTAGTTATGGCGCGCATGTTCGCGGACTTAACCGTTTGCATCAATTTGACAAAGTGGAAATAGTTCGTATTGAGCATCCCGAAAATTCTTACAAAGCGCTGGACGGCATGGTAGAACATGTTAAAGATATTTTAGGCGAATTAAAATTGCCGTACCGAATTCTGCGTCTTTGCGGGGGCGATTTAGGTTTTACTTCGGCGTTAACCTATGATTTTGAAGTGTTTTCAACAGCGCAGGATCGTTGGTTGGAAATTTCTTCAGTATCAAATTTTGAGACTTTTCAAGCCAATCGGTTAAAACTTCGCTTTAAAGATACAGACGGGAAAAATAAACTTGTGCACACCTTAAACGGAAGTGCCTTAGCACTACCAAGAGTTTTAGCGGGAATATTGGAAAACTACCAAACTGCAGACGGTATTAAAGTGCCGGAAGTGTTGGTGCCCTATTGCGGCTTCGATTTTATAGACTAATTTATTTACCGTGTATTTGCGGTTTAATTTCACTTAAAATAAAAACCCCAAAGATTTTTAAGATCTTTGGGGTTTGTCGTTTACAGCGGGTTTGGGTTTTTACTATTTCTTTTTATAACTGTTGTAATATTCCTCCATTAAACTCATCAACGCTTTCACTAAATCTTTAGTTTCCAACAACAGGCTAAAATACAATGTGGTATTTTTAGGACTGGATTCTTCGGTTCGCGTACGGGCTATTTGCTTTTCAATTTTATTGGAAAGGCTTTCAAAGATTTCATCCTTATTTTCAATTACACTTCCAATTCGTTCAAATTCTTTTTTATTGAATATGTCTTCAATTTCATTAAGGAATTGTTCCAAGTGCCTGTCTATTTCCTGTAAATCTTTAATTTGATTAAATCGAAGTGCCTTGTGATTGTTGTTTACATGCTTATAACTAGCTTTTGAAATAAATTCCAACGATTGCACTACATCTGTTAAATACCCCAGAATTACAATGTAGAAGTTGCTTCCGCGAACACTGGTATCATCAAGATTTTTAATAAAATAGAAAATATTATCGCGCAGTTCTTCAACTTCATCGTTCAGTTTTTTAACTCCTTTTTTGCTCTTTTTTAATTTTTTGGTATCCTGTTTTGCAAGACCACGGAGCATGTCGGTATATATTTTATTTGATCGTGAAACTACATTGCTAATATTTTCAGCACTTTCCTGAATAATACCTTGTACGGTTTTACTTTCGGTTTTCTTTAAACCGCTTTTATCCATTTTTAGCTTAACTTTATTTTTATGCGAAACATAATTTCTAACCAATAATAAAATTGCTAACAATAAAAGCACAGCTATCATTGCGCCTCTTCCTATGTAAATTAAATAGGTTAGAGTACCGGCAGCTGCAAAGGCTACAAAAGCTGTAAAGAACCATCCGCCAATTACATTAAGTACGCCCGCCACTCTGTAAACGGCACTTTCCCGGCCCCAAGCTCTATCGGCTAAAGACGTACCCATGGCTACCATAAACGTAACATATGTGGTAGAAAGCGGCAATTTCATAGAAGTTGCCGAAGCAATTAATATACCTGCTACTACGAGGTTTATGGAAGCTCTAATCATATCAAAAGCGGGTAGCTCGTATGTTTTGTGTTTTGGAAGATCAATAACCGGCTTTTCAAAACGTTTGTCTATTTTCTCTTGGAGCGATTTTGGAAGAACAAACTCAAAATACGTTGCTACTTGTGTGCTGGATTTTACCAGAAAACGAGACAGCATATTTGGGCTGAACTTTTCGTGGCCTTCGCCTTGACGCGCTAAATCTATTTCTGTATCAGACACGGTTCTTGCTTTTTTAGAAAACCACAATGTAAGTACCATAATAGCTCCTGCTGCAAAGAGTAAGTAGGGCTCGGCGGGCACTGCGTTTTCGAGGCTAGCCATACTGTATTGGGTTGCGGCAACACCAGAGGCAGACCAGTCTATATAACTGTGATAGGCTGCCATTGGCACACCTATAAAATTCACCAAGTCGTTTCCGGCAAAGGCCAGTGCCAAACTAAAACTTCCCACTGCAATTACTATTATTAAAATGCTCTTTTTAAAGATCATCATAAACAATTGCGAAAATATTGTCCACACAACAAAACTACTTCCTACTAAAAATAAGGTGTTGTTATCTACAATTCCCTTAAAGCTACCGTAGAATGGGGTGCCTTTTAATCCTTTCATGAATATGAAATAACTTATTGCAGTAAGCGCAAGCCCGCCAAAAATAGCGCCGAAATATTTCATCTTTTGCTCAATATGAAAGGTGAAAATAAGTCGGGACAGATATTGTACAATGGCCCCAATTGTAAAGGCGATGACGACCGAGAGAATAATTCCTATAATAATTTCAACTGCTTTTTCGGTATTTATATATTTAGTTAGTGCCGAAAATGTTTCGCCATCGGTGTGGCTAATTTTTATTAATGCCATAATTACGGCGGCACCTAAAAGTTCAAAAACTATAGATACAGTAGTAGAAGTAGGTAAGCCAATAGTATTGAAAAAGTCAAGCAGTAAGATATCGGTTATCATTACCGCCATAAAAATTATCATAATTTCATCGAAGTAAAATTCGCTGGGAACAAAGATGCCCTTTCGGGCTACCTCCATCATTCCGCTGGAAAAAACGGCTCCTATAAAAATACCCAAACTGGCAATAATCATGATGTATTTGTAAGGGATTGCTTTGGAGCCTACCGCAGAGTTTAGGAAATTTACTGCGTCGTTGCTAACGCCCACAACCAAATCTGCTATGGCCAAGGCCACCAGTGCAACTATCATTAATAAATATAGATTTTCCATTTTAATTTTAAATTAAGTTGGTGCAAATTTCCTACATAAAATAGGATTTAATGTTACCAAATTGTTATCTGTAATTAGCTTAAAAATGAAGGTCGAAACCCAATCGATATTCTATAAAATCGCGGTTACTTCCTTCGGTTGCATACGTTAAATCTGTTTGTATTTTTAAATTGTGATTTACAATATATTTAGACCCACCAATTGTGTAAAAATTATGAGTTTCATTTAACGATAACGTCGTAGAAGGTTTGATGGTTGTAAATCTTCCAGC
This region of Aequorivita marisscotiae genomic DNA includes:
- the pth gene encoding aminoacyl-tRNA hydrolase, translated to MFSFFNKLFSAKTVKVISEEKDPMKKFLIVGLGNIGPKYANTRHNIGFKILDFYAEQNSLTWQTAKLGDVTSHKVKGRTFIFLKPSTYMNLSGKAVNYWLEKEKIPLENLLVITDDLNLSFGTIRIKTKGSDGGHNGLKDIQNTLQTTNYNRFRFGISDAFSKGRQVDYVLGEWEMEEEKNMPERLKISCNIIESFALAGMNITMNTFNGK
- a CDS encoding bifunctional riboflavin kinase/FAD synthetase, which translates into the protein MKKFSAASTYKNDRQSVVTIGAFDGVHIGHNAILKRLVATAKNENLDATVLTFFPHPRMVLQQNLNIKLLNTIEERTQLLENTGLNNLVIHPFTHAFSRLTALEYVRDILVNSLKAKIIIIGYDHRFGRNRNADIEDLKEYGKTYNFEVVEISAKEIDDVAVSSTKIRRALDHGDIETANTYLGYNFMITGEVIKGKAIGRTINYPTANLKLAEKYKLVPKNGVYIIQSIIDGTRYFGITSIGTNPTVGGKEKTIETHFLDFNQDLYGTQITIEFLKFIRDEATFDSLELLRQEILKDENFAKAYLKQRE
- a CDS encoding HTTM domain-containing protein, which encodes MNKFLFRQIDNIGLVLFRAVFGFLIATEAFGAIFTGWLRRTLVEPPFTFNFIGFDFLQYLQGDFMYYYFVVMGIFGIFVMLGYKYRFSMIAYAIMWTAVYLMQKSSYNNHYYLMMLLCWIMALLPANRWFSLDAKINPELKNPAMPRWVLLVLIFQVWIVYTYASVAKFYPDWLDASMAALLMEGRKHYWLIGSLLQENWVHWAIAYTGILFDLLIVPLMLWKRTRVIGFVISVFFHLFNSIVFQIGIFPYMSIAFALFFFSPQILQKRFLPKKELYIGNDVVVPKYKNLLLGAFSIYFAFQLALPLRHWFFKDDVLWTEEGHRLSWRMMLRAKSGSLTVYVADKKDGAKEFYNYSVLLGRKQQGSVATKPDIMWQLAQKIKAIEAEKGRDVAVYMEAKVRVNRGKFYPFTNPEIDLAAEKWHPFKHSEWILPSPKDLHRPLKD
- a CDS encoding 3D domain-containing protein — its product is MTSLTVTATAYNAVEHQTKKGNSRRAAWGDLLEDGIKSVAVSRDLIAMGLDHNEEIQIEGLEGIYIVKDKMNGRWRRKIDIFMGLDEQAAKQFGKREVKIYFNKKDKPTDKFSIQAK
- the serS gene encoding serine--tRNA ligase, which produces MLQVTDIRENKEKYSKALAKRGINADSTLEEVLKADEERRASQAQLDEVLAQSNSYSKEIGKLFKSGEVQKANELKEKTVELKEASKQLNEQMLAAADKLQQLLYTLPNIPNDLVPAGTDENDNEEVLKVGEIPKLIDGAMPHWELAKKYDLIDFELGVKVTGAGFPVYKGKGARLQRALITYFLDKNISAGYTEFQVPLLVNEASGYGTGQLPDKEGQMYHVGVDDLYLIPTAEVPITNMFRGELLNNADLPITCTGYTPCFRREAGSYGAHVRGLNRLHQFDKVEIVRIEHPENSYKALDGMVEHVKDILGELKLPYRILRLCGGDLGFTSALTYDFEVFSTAQDRWLEISSVSNFETFQANRLKLRFKDTDGKNKLVHTLNGSALALPRVLAGILENYQTADGIKVPEVLVPYCGFDFID
- a CDS encoding inorganic phosphate transporter, with amino-acid sequence MENLYLLMIVALVALAIADLVVGVSNDAVNFLNSAVGSKAIPYKYIMIIASLGIFIGAVFSSGMMEVARKGIFVPSEFYFDEIMIIFMAVMITDILLLDFFNTIGLPTSTTVSIVFELLGAAVIMALIKISHTDGETFSALTKYINTEKAVEIIIGIILSVVIAFTIGAIVQYLSRLIFTFHIEQKMKYFGAIFGGLALTAISYFIFMKGLKGTPFYGSFKGIVDNNTLFLVGSSFVVWTIFSQLFMMIFKKSILIIVIAVGSFSLALAFAGNDLVNFIGVPMAAYHSYIDWSASGVAATQYSMASLENAVPAEPYLLFAAGAIMVLTLWFSKKARTVSDTEIDLARQGEGHEKFSPNMLSRFLVKSSTQVATYFEFVLPKSLQEKIDKRFEKPVIDLPKHKTYELPAFDMIRASINLVVAGILIASATSMKLPLSTTYVTFMVAMGTSLADRAWGRESAVYRVAGVLNVIGGWFFTAFVAFAAAGTLTYLIYIGRGAMIAVLLLLAILLLVRNYVSHKNKVKLKMDKSGLKKTESKTVQGIIQESAENISNVVSRSNKIYTDMLRGLAKQDTKKLKKSKKGVKKLNDEVEELRDNIFYFIKNLDDTSVRGSNFYIVILGYLTDVVQSLEFISKASYKHVNNNHKALRFNQIKDLQEIDRHLEQFLNEIEDIFNKKEFERIGSVIENKDEIFESLSNKIEKQIARTRTEESSPKNTTLYFSLLLETKDLVKALMSLMEEYYNSYKKK